The Streptomyces sp. NBC_00691 genome has a segment encoding these proteins:
- a CDS encoding ABC transporter ATP-binding protein yields MTSEGIALKAEGLGRRYGGRGRAGGDGWALRDCDLALPAGRVCALVGPNGAGKSTLLALAAGLLRPTEGTVQAPAREHLAYVAQDKPLHPRLTVADTLRMGRELNPGRWDDATARRVLADTLDPEAVVRTLSGGRRTRVALALALGKRPELLLLDEPMADLDPLARHQLMGLLMADAAERGTTVVMSSHILTELEGACDHLLLLHGGRIRLDGPVDELIAAHTLLTGPVADLAPHTVVEARTTGRQLTALIRREGPLEGPWETRDPSLEDLLLAHLRTTEGAPA; encoded by the coding sequence ATGACGAGTGAAGGCATCGCGCTGAAGGCCGAAGGCCTCGGCCGACGGTACGGAGGAAGAGGACGGGCAGGAGGCGACGGCTGGGCCCTGCGGGACTGCGACCTCGCCCTCCCCGCCGGCCGCGTCTGCGCCCTCGTCGGGCCCAACGGCGCCGGCAAGTCCACCCTCCTCGCCCTCGCCGCCGGGCTCCTCCGCCCCACCGAGGGCACGGTCCAGGCCCCCGCCCGCGAACACCTCGCGTACGTCGCCCAGGACAAGCCGCTCCACCCCCGGCTCACCGTCGCCGACACCCTGCGCATGGGCCGCGAACTCAACCCCGGCCGCTGGGACGACGCCACCGCCCGGCGCGTCCTCGCCGACACGCTCGACCCCGAGGCCGTCGTACGGACCCTGTCCGGCGGCCGGCGCACCCGCGTCGCCCTCGCGCTCGCCCTCGGCAAACGGCCCGAACTCCTGCTCCTCGACGAGCCGATGGCCGACCTCGACCCGCTCGCCCGGCACCAGCTGATGGGCCTGCTCATGGCCGACGCCGCCGAACGCGGCACCACCGTCGTCATGTCCTCCCACATCCTCACCGAGCTGGAGGGCGCCTGCGACCACCTCCTGCTGCTCCACGGCGGCCGCATCCGCCTCGACGGCCCCGTCGACGAACTCATCGCCGCCCACACCCTGCTCACCGGCCCGGTCGCCGACCTCGCCCCGCACACGGTCGTCGAGGCCCGCACGACGGGCCGTCAACTCACCGCCCTGATCCGCCGCGAGGGCCCCCTCGAAGGCCCCTGGGAGACGAGAGACCCCTCCCTTGAGGACCTCCTCCTCGCCCACCTCCGCACCACCGAAGGAGCCCCGGCATGA
- a CDS encoding RNA degradosome polyphosphate kinase gives MKRSVTPPGRAALPKGRLPSPTARSDAPDHPFARKNGAMSQQPAEVPVQSSATPSVPSSAGRSGDSIAPRRAQVVNGAVVTDIDPDLDADPDTYEDDGRLGDELPQGRFLDRERSWLAFNERVLELAEDPTTPLLERANFLAIFASNLDEFFMVRVAGLKRRIATGVATRSASGLQPREVLDLIWTRSRELMARHAACFQQDVAPALADEGIHLIRWPELTEKEQARLFTLFRQQIFPVLTPLAVDPAHPFPYISGLSLNLAVVVRNPVSGHRHFARVKVPPLLSRFLEASPQRYVPLEDVIAAHLEELFPGMEVLAHHMFRVTRNEDLEVEEDDTENLLQALEKELMRRRFGPPVRLEVEESIDPYVLDLLVRELKVSDAEVYPLPGPLDLTGLFGIAGQDRPELKFPKFVAGTHRDLAEVESASAPDIFAALRERDVLLHHPYDSFSTSVQAFLEQAAADPDVLAIKQTLYRTSGDSPIVDALIDAAESGKQVLVLVEIKARFDEQANIKWARKLEEAGCHVVYGLVGLKTHCKLSLVVRQEGELLRRYSHVGTGNYHPKTARLYEDLGLLTADPQVGADLSDLFNRLSGYSRRETYRRLLTAPKSLRDGLVSRITKEIAHHRAGRPAYVRIKVNSLVDEAVIDACYQASRAGVPVDIWVRGICAVRPGVTGLSENIRVRSILGRFLEHSRIFAFGNGGEPEVWFGSADMMHRNLDRRIEALVRVSDPAHRAALTRLLETGMSDTTSSWHLGPDGNWTRHATDPEGRPLRHVQEMLIDARRRRRAQP, from the coding sequence ATGAAGCGCTCCGTGACGCCGCCCGGCCGGGCGGCCCTCCCCAAGGGGAGACTTCCCTCCCCCACGGCCCGCTCCGACGCGCCCGACCACCCCTTCGCGCGGAAGAATGGGGCCATGAGCCAGCAGCCCGCCGAGGTCCCGGTCCAGTCCTCCGCCACGCCGTCCGTCCCGTCGTCCGCCGGGCGGTCCGGCGACTCCATAGCCCCGCGCCGCGCGCAGGTGGTCAACGGTGCCGTCGTGACCGACATCGACCCGGATCTCGACGCCGACCCGGACACCTACGAGGACGACGGCCGGCTCGGCGACGAGCTGCCGCAGGGCCGCTTCCTCGACCGGGAGCGCAGCTGGCTCGCCTTCAACGAGCGCGTGCTCGAACTGGCCGAGGACCCCACCACCCCGCTCCTCGAACGGGCGAACTTCCTCGCGATCTTCGCGTCGAACCTCGACGAGTTCTTCATGGTCCGGGTCGCCGGCCTCAAGCGCCGCATCGCCACCGGCGTCGCCACCCGTTCCGCCTCCGGCCTCCAGCCCCGCGAGGTCCTGGACCTGATCTGGACGCGCTCGCGCGAGCTCATGGCCCGGCACGCCGCCTGCTTCCAGCAGGACGTGGCCCCCGCCCTGGCCGACGAGGGCATCCACCTGATCCGCTGGCCCGAGCTCACGGAGAAGGAGCAGGCGCGCCTCTTCACCCTGTTCCGGCAGCAGATCTTCCCGGTCCTCACCCCGCTGGCCGTGGACCCGGCCCACCCCTTCCCCTACATCTCGGGGCTCTCGCTCAACCTCGCCGTCGTCGTACGCAATCCGGTCAGCGGCCACCGGCACTTCGCGCGCGTCAAGGTGCCGCCCCTGCTGTCCCGCTTCCTGGAGGCCTCCCCGCAGCGCTACGTCCCTCTCGAGGACGTCATCGCGGCACACCTGGAGGAGCTGTTCCCCGGCATGGAGGTGCTCGCGCACCACATGTTCCGGGTCACCAGGAACGAGGACCTGGAGGTCGAGGAGGACGACACCGAGAACCTGCTCCAGGCCCTGGAGAAGGAACTCATGCGACGCCGCTTCGGCCCGCCGGTGCGCCTGGAGGTCGAGGAGTCCATCGACCCCTACGTCCTCGACCTGCTCGTCCGCGAGCTGAAGGTCTCCGACGCCGAGGTCTACCCGCTGCCCGGCCCGCTCGACCTCACCGGCCTCTTCGGGATCGCCGGCCAGGACCGGCCCGAGCTCAAGTTCCCCAAGTTCGTGGCCGGCACCCACCGCGACCTCGCCGAGGTCGAGTCCGCCTCCGCGCCCGACATCTTCGCGGCGCTGCGCGAGCGGGACGTCCTGCTCCACCACCCGTACGACTCCTTCTCCACGTCCGTACAGGCCTTCCTGGAGCAGGCGGCCGCCGACCCGGACGTCCTCGCGATCAAGCAGACGCTGTACCGGACCTCCGGCGACTCGCCGATAGTCGACGCCCTCATCGACGCCGCCGAGTCCGGCAAGCAGGTCCTCGTCCTCGTCGAGATCAAGGCCCGCTTCGACGAGCAGGCCAACATCAAGTGGGCACGCAAGCTGGAAGAGGCCGGCTGCCACGTCGTGTACGGCCTCGTCGGCCTCAAGACCCACTGCAAGCTGTCGCTCGTCGTACGCCAGGAGGGCGAGCTCCTGCGCCGCTACTCCCACGTCGGCACCGGCAACTACCACCCGAAGACGGCCCGCCTCTACGAGGACCTCGGCCTGCTGACCGCCGACCCGCAGGTCGGCGCGGACCTCTCGGACCTCTTCAACCGGCTCTCCGGCTACTCCCGCCGCGAGACGTACCGACGGCTGCTCACGGCCCCGAAGTCGCTGCGCGACGGCCTCGTCTCCCGGATCACCAAGGAGATCGCCCACCACCGCGCCGGCCGGCCCGCCTACGTACGGATCAAGGTCAACTCGCTGGTCGACGAGGCCGTCATCGACGCCTGCTACCAGGCCTCGCGGGCGGGCGTCCCGGTCGACATCTGGGTCCGCGGCATCTGCGCCGTACGCCCCGGGGTCACCGGCCTCTCGGAGAACATCCGGGTCCGTTCCATCCTCGGCCGCTTCCTGGAGCACTCCCGGATCTTCGCCTTCGGCAACGGCGGCGAACCCGAGGTGTGGTTCGGCAGCGCCGACATGATGCACCGCAACCTGGACCGCCGGATCGAGGCCCTCGTGCGGGTCTCGGACCCGGCGCACCGGGCAGCGCTCACCCGGCTCCTGGAGACCGGGATGTCCGACACCACCTCCTCCTGGCACCTCGGCCCCGACGGGAACTGGACGCGGCACGCGACCGACCCCGAGGGCCGACCGCTCCGGCACGTCCAGGAGATGCTCATCGACGCGCGGAGGCGCCGGCGTGCACAACCCTGA
- the pstS gene encoding phosphate ABC transporter substrate-binding protein PstS, whose product MKLSRKNGLRASAIGALVVSGALVLSACGSDNNTETPAKEGGTKTSAAASNIACEGAKGQLLAAGSSAQKNAMDLWVKNFQAACSGVEINYQAIGSGGGITKFNQGQVAFAGSDSALKDEEVAESAKICKTGKGVNLPMVGGPIAVGYKLDGVDNLVLDASTIAKIFDNKITKWNDPAIAKLNPGAKLPDSTIQAFHRSDESGTTQNLGKYLSTAAAADWKHDPKSKSWPAQGGQAANGSSGVATAVKDAEGSIGYFELSYATANKISTVSINTGAAAPVAASSENASKAIAAAKVKGTGSDVALSLDYATKAEGAYPIVLVTYEIACDKGNKAETLPTLKAFLNYTVSEEGQKVLADAGYAPLPAEIAAKVRAIVPTLS is encoded by the coding sequence GTGAAGCTTTCGCGCAAGAACGGGCTTCGCGCCTCCGCGATCGGTGCCCTCGTCGTCTCCGGTGCGCTCGTCCTCTCGGCGTGTGGCTCGGACAACAACACGGAGACGCCGGCCAAGGAAGGCGGCACCAAGACCTCCGCCGCCGCCTCTAACATCGCCTGCGAGGGCGCCAAGGGCCAGCTCCTCGCCGCCGGCTCCAGCGCGCAGAAGAACGCGATGGACCTCTGGGTCAAGAACTTCCAGGCCGCGTGCTCCGGTGTCGAGATCAACTACCAGGCCATCGGCTCCGGCGGCGGCATCACCAAGTTCAACCAGGGCCAGGTCGCCTTCGCGGGCTCCGACTCCGCCCTGAAGGACGAAGAGGTCGCCGAGTCGGCGAAGATCTGCAAGACCGGCAAGGGCGTCAACCTGCCCATGGTCGGTGGCCCCATCGCCGTCGGCTACAAGCTGGACGGCGTGGACAACCTGGTCCTCGACGCCTCCACCATCGCCAAGATCTTCGACAACAAGATCACCAAGTGGAACGACCCGGCGATCGCCAAGCTGAACCCGGGCGCCAAGCTCCCCGACAGCACGATCCAGGCCTTCCACCGCTCGGACGAGTCGGGCACCACCCAGAACCTGGGCAAGTACCTCTCGACCGCGGCCGCCGCCGACTGGAAGCACGACCCGAAGTCGAAGTCGTGGCCCGCCCAGGGCGGCCAGGCCGCCAACGGCTCCTCCGGTGTCGCCACCGCGGTGAAGGACGCCGAGGGCTCCATCGGCTACTTCGAGCTCTCGTACGCCACCGCGAACAAGATCTCCACCGTCAGCATCAACACCGGTGCCGCCGCCCCGGTCGCCGCCTCCTCGGAGAACGCGTCCAAGGCCATCGCCGCCGCCAAGGTCAAGGGCACGGGCAGCGACGTCGCCCTCTCCCTCGACTACGCCACGAAGGCCGAGGGTGCCTACCCGATCGTCCTCGTCACCTACGAGATCGCCTGCGACAAGGGCAACAAGGCGGAGACCCTGCCGACCCTGAAGGCGTTCCTCAACTACACCGTGAGCGAGGAGGGCCAGAAGGTCCTCGCCGACGCCGGCTACGCCCCGCTCCCGGCCGAGATCGCCGCGAAGGTCCGCGCGATCGTCCCCACCCTGTCCTGA
- a CDS encoding GntR family transcriptional regulator: protein MVEYRIDRRSGVATYLQIVQQTKQALRMGLLEPGDRLPTAREVVETTAINPNTVLKAYRELEREGLVEARRGLGTFVRATLGTNPADSPLRGELADWARRARTAGLDREDVAALFTSVLKEHFEGDDA, encoded by the coding sequence GTGGTCGAGTACCGCATCGATCGGCGCAGTGGCGTCGCCACCTACCTCCAGATCGTCCAGCAGACGAAACAGGCCCTCCGGATGGGCCTCCTGGAGCCGGGCGACCGACTGCCCACCGCACGCGAGGTCGTCGAAACGACGGCCATCAACCCCAACACGGTCCTCAAGGCCTACCGGGAGCTCGAACGCGAAGGCCTCGTCGAGGCCCGCCGCGGCCTCGGCACCTTCGTCCGCGCCACGCTCGGCACCAACCCGGCCGACTCGCCCCTGCGCGGCGAACTCGCCGACTGGGCCCGCCGGGCCCGCACCGCCGGCCTGGACCGCGAAGACGTGGCAGCGCTCTTCACATCCGTACTGAAGGAACACTTCGAGGGGGACGACGCATGA
- a CDS encoding bifunctional metallophosphatase/5'-nucleotidase: MAATPKKKRTAARILAVGAGLATVGALVAALPAGASGTKGGSNHGRYVDVQLLSFNDLHGNLEPPTGSAGRLTHLKEDGTTETVNDVGGVEYLATHLRQAREGNRYSITAAAGDMIGASPLVSGLFHDEPTIEALNRLDLDVTSVGNHEFDEGAKELARIQNGGCHPTAGCFEKGKRFRGADFPYLAANVTNEKSGKPLLDPYFIWERNGVKIGFIGVTLEGTANIVSAEGIKGLKFGDEVETINKYAKVLERKGVKSIVALLHEGGLPASGAYNYDCDSPGAGAGISGPIVEIAKNVTPQVDALVTGHTHQAYACTIPDPSGKPRTVTSAASFGRLYTDTTLTYDRRTKDIVRTAVASANHVVTRDVPKAKDMTRLITRWNTLAAPIASRPVGYISADIDNPVDATVYEKPLGDLIADAQLEGMAPADKGGAQLALMNPGGVRAPLVHKASGVEGDGVVTYGEAYTVQPFTNMMTAVDLTGAQLITTLQQQVSGANQAAPKILQISKGFTYTLDLTKTGADRIVTSSVKLNGEAIDPSKTYRVAMNEFLAGGGDGFAVLKEHKNKLVGASDLDLFTAYLAAHSTATAPLAPPATGRITVVK; encoded by the coding sequence ATGGCAGCGACACCGAAGAAGAAGAGGACAGCCGCGCGGATACTCGCCGTCGGTGCGGGTCTCGCCACCGTGGGCGCGCTCGTCGCCGCGCTGCCCGCCGGCGCCTCGGGGACGAAGGGCGGCAGCAACCACGGGCGGTACGTCGACGTCCAGCTGCTCTCCTTCAACGACCTGCACGGCAACCTGGAGCCGCCGACCGGCTCGGCGGGCCGGCTCACCCACCTCAAGGAGGACGGCACGACGGAGACCGTCAACGACGTCGGCGGCGTCGAGTACCTGGCCACGCACCTGCGCCAGGCCCGTGAGGGCAACCGGTACTCCATCACCGCCGCCGCCGGCGACATGATCGGCGCCTCCCCGCTGGTCTCCGGTCTCTTCCACGACGAGCCGACCATCGAGGCGCTCAACCGGCTGGACCTCGACGTCACCTCGGTGGGCAACCACGAGTTCGACGAGGGCGCCAAGGAGCTGGCCCGGATCCAGAACGGCGGCTGTCACCCCACCGCCGGCTGCTTCGAGAAGGGCAAGCGGTTCCGTGGGGCGGACTTCCCCTACCTCGCCGCCAACGTGACGAACGAGAAGAGCGGCAAGCCGCTGCTCGACCCGTACTTCATCTGGGAGCGCAACGGGGTCAAGATCGGCTTCATCGGCGTGACCCTGGAGGGCACGGCGAACATCGTCTCCGCCGAGGGCATCAAGGGCCTGAAGTTCGGCGACGAGGTCGAGACGATCAACAAGTACGCCAAGGTGCTGGAGCGCAAGGGCGTGAAGTCGATCGTCGCGCTGCTCCACGAGGGCGGCCTGCCGGCCTCGGGCGCGTACAACTACGACTGTGACAGCCCGGGCGCCGGCGCCGGCATCTCCGGCCCGATCGTGGAGATCGCCAAGAACGTCACCCCGCAGGTCGACGCCCTGGTCACCGGCCACACGCACCAGGCGTACGCGTGCACGATCCCGGACCCGTCGGGCAAGCCGCGCACGGTCACCTCGGCGGCATCCTTCGGCAGGCTCTACACCGACACGACGCTCACCTACGACCGTCGTACGAAGGACATCGTCCGCACCGCCGTCGCCTCCGCGAACCACGTCGTCACCCGTGACGTGCCGAAGGCCAAGGACATGACCCGGCTGATCACCCGCTGGAACACGCTGGCGGCGCCGATCGCGAGCCGTCCCGTCGGCTACATCTCCGCCGACATCGACAACCCCGTCGACGCGACGGTGTACGAGAAGCCGCTGGGCGACCTGATCGCGGACGCGCAGCTGGAGGGCATGGCCCCGGCCGACAAGGGCGGCGCGCAGCTGGCCCTGATGAACCCGGGCGGCGTCCGCGCGCCGCTGGTCCACAAGGCGTCCGGCGTCGAGGGCGACGGTGTGGTGACCTACGGCGAGGCGTACACCGTCCAGCCGTTCACCAACATGATGACGGCGGTCGACCTGACCGGCGCGCAGCTCATCACCACGCTCCAGCAGCAGGTCAGCGGCGCGAACCAGGCCGCCCCGAAGATCCTCCAGATCTCGAAGGGCTTCACCTACACCCTCGACCTGACGAAGACCGGCGCCGACCGGATCGTGACGTCCTCGGTGAAGCTGAACGGCGAGGCGATCGACCCGTCGAAGACCTACCGCGTCGCGATGAACGAGTTCCTGGCCGGTGGCGGTGACGGCTTCGCCGTCCTGAAGGAGCACAAGAACAAGCTGGTCGGCGCGTCCGACCTGGACCTGTTCACCGCCTACCTGGCGGCGCACTCCACCGCGACCGCCCCGCTGGCCCCGCCGGCCACGGGCCGGATCACGGTCGTGAAGTAA
- a CDS encoding ABC transporter permease, giving the protein MSTLALKGPYWVTARQYRRALWLTAGLVALTLTVIGGLRIWDAQNRASGDFPYEHRLGYDMLRGAMEQLSYGMIALPLLVGAFVAGPLIARELESGTYKLSLTQSISPAAWLRSKLLTATAAALGATLALIAVYRLGWTRVSDSWGFHWAERGPYEATGTVVVAYVLLAIGIGALVGQLVRRTLLAMAVTGGAVGLVLLILGSVRWTFLPVETVTGPAHRSTGALGAPADALVVDQGLVHESGRRMSGYFCSPDPAPGTACRPDEPFTGQYTDYHPASHFWPTQLIETGILLALAALALFAAFRVLRARHP; this is encoded by the coding sequence ATGAGCACCCTCGCCCTGAAGGGCCCCTACTGGGTGACGGCCCGCCAGTACCGGCGCGCGCTGTGGCTGACGGCGGGACTCGTGGCCCTGACCCTCACCGTGATCGGCGGGCTGCGGATCTGGGACGCGCAGAACCGGGCCTCGGGGGACTTCCCGTACGAACACCGCCTCGGCTACGACATGCTGCGCGGCGCCATGGAGCAACTCTCCTACGGCATGATCGCGCTGCCCCTGCTCGTCGGCGCGTTCGTCGCGGGCCCGCTGATCGCCCGCGAGCTGGAGTCGGGCACGTACAAGCTCTCGCTCACCCAGTCGATCAGCCCGGCGGCCTGGCTGCGCTCCAAGCTCCTCACGGCGACCGCCGCCGCCCTCGGCGCCACACTCGCCCTGATCGCGGTCTACCGGCTCGGCTGGACCCGGGTCTCGGACTCCTGGGGCTTCCACTGGGCGGAACGCGGACCGTACGAGGCCACCGGCACCGTCGTCGTCGCCTACGTCCTGCTCGCCATCGGCATCGGCGCCCTCGTCGGCCAGCTCGTCCGCCGCACGCTTCTCGCCATGGCCGTGACCGGCGGAGCCGTCGGCCTGGTCCTGCTGATCCTCGGCTCGGTCCGCTGGACGTTCCTGCCGGTGGAGACCGTCACCGGACCGGCGCACCGGAGCACAGGCGCCCTCGGCGCACCCGCCGACGCCCTGGTCGTGGACCAAGGGCTGGTCCACGAATCCGGCCGGCGCATGTCCGGCTACTTCTGCTCCCCGGATCCGGCCCCCGGGACCGCCTGCCGCCCCGACGAGCCGTTCACCGGCCAGTACACCGACTACCACCCCGCGTCACACTTCTGGCCCACCCAGCTCATCGAGACCGGCATCCTCCTCGCGCTCGCCGCCCTCGCGCTCTTCGCCGCCTTCCGCGTCCTGCGCGCCCGGCACCCGTAG
- a CDS encoding phosphatidylinositol-specific phospholipase C yields the protein MDRRSFLAGAAAAGAVLLVGAPSARAATTQDWMAGHGDPTALQKLTIPGTHDSGARFGGLWSECQNTTIAQQLAAGIRFLDVRCRVTGGSFAIHHGASFQNIMFGDVLVACRDFLAAHPSETVLMRVKQEYSSDSDATFGAIFTDYLDNRGWRSLFRIGDTVPSLGEARGKVVLIADNGGLPGLKWWDGGAIALQDDWNALPNAKYPKIEAHYRAAVQQPGKLYINFVSTSASLPPRWNADNLNPRVHGFLDGTANTWKGLGITVLDYPNTRSGLVESLIRHN from the coding sequence ATGGACCGTAGAAGCTTTCTCGCGGGAGCCGCGGCAGCCGGTGCCGTCCTCCTGGTCGGCGCCCCCTCCGCCCGGGCGGCCACGACCCAGGACTGGATGGCCGGCCACGGCGACCCCACCGCGCTCCAGAAGCTCACCATCCCCGGCACCCACGACTCCGGCGCCCGCTTCGGCGGCCTCTGGTCCGAGTGCCAGAACACCACGATCGCGCAGCAGCTCGCCGCCGGCATCCGGTTCCTCGATGTCCGATGCCGGGTCACCGGCGGCTCCTTCGCCATCCACCACGGCGCCTCGTTCCAGAACATCATGTTCGGCGACGTCCTCGTCGCCTGCCGCGACTTCCTGGCCGCCCACCCCTCCGAGACCGTCCTGATGAGGGTCAAGCAGGAGTACTCCTCGGACTCCGACGCCACCTTCGGCGCGATCTTCACCGACTACCTCGACAACCGGGGCTGGCGCTCGCTGTTCCGCATCGGCGACACCGTCCCCTCCCTGGGCGAGGCCCGCGGCAAGGTCGTCCTCATCGCCGACAACGGCGGCCTGCCCGGCCTCAAGTGGTGGGACGGCGGCGCCATCGCCCTCCAGGACGACTGGAACGCCCTGCCGAACGCCAAGTACCCCAAGATCGAGGCCCACTACCGTGCCGCCGTCCAGCAGCCCGGCAAGCTGTACATCAACTTCGTCAGCACCTCCGCCTCCCTGCCGCCGCGGTGGAACGCCGACAACCTCAACCCCCGCGTCCACGGCTTCCTGGACGGCACGGCGAACACCTGGAAAGGCCTCGGCATCACCGTCCTCGACTACCCCAACACCCGCTCAGGCCTCGTCGAGTCCCTCATCCGCCACAACTGA
- a CDS encoding CHAD domain-containing protein: MHNPDQSQDVSAGEVLAPYLHARAADFLRGLRLHGESGSDSAGSEEAARTLRAAARRIGGTLHTFRPLLDTAWADQLRTELAWLSGTLALEHACTSRLVRLVDALSRLSNSSGMNGNGPVPAARGGDTAGLTVGAARAGALLERQLTLARTRAHSASLQALGSARFHAVADAVALLASEVPLGPVGSAPAVEVLDSTAEVAERRLLDSVAALPLTRAAHPYNADALALATGESQDAPWHQTRLLLRLHRYATEALHTGGEPDAVLFEAARALDRHRDAAEAAAAAAAAARTPRIAPATAYALGVLHADQRHEVEASRFAFQRAWHRTTAPVP, from the coding sequence GTGCACAACCCTGACCAGTCGCAGGACGTCTCGGCGGGCGAGGTCCTGGCCCCCTACCTGCACGCCCGGGCCGCGGACTTCCTCCGCGGCCTCCGGCTCCACGGCGAGAGCGGATCGGACTCGGCCGGATCCGAGGAGGCGGCCCGCACCCTGCGCGCCGCCGCCCGCCGCATCGGCGGCACGCTCCACACCTTCCGGCCGCTGCTCGACACCGCCTGGGCCGACCAGCTGCGCACCGAGCTCGCCTGGCTCTCGGGCACCCTCGCCCTGGAACACGCCTGCACCTCGCGGCTGGTCCGCCTGGTGGACGCGCTGTCCCGCCTGTCGAACAGCAGCGGGATGAACGGCAACGGCCCCGTCCCCGCCGCCCGCGGCGGCGACACGGCCGGCCTCACCGTCGGCGCCGCCCGCGCGGGCGCCCTCCTGGAACGCCAGCTGACACTGGCCCGGACGCGCGCCCACTCCGCCTCGCTCCAGGCACTGGGCTCGGCCCGGTTCCACGCGGTCGCCGACGCCGTCGCACTCCTCGCCTCCGAGGTCCCGCTCGGCCCGGTGGGCAGCGCCCCGGCCGTCGAGGTCCTGGACAGTACGGCCGAGGTCGCTGAGCGGCGCCTCCTGGACTCGGTCGCCGCCCTGCCCCTGACCCGAGCGGCCCACCCGTACAACGCGGACGCCCTCGCGCTGGCCACCGGAGAGAGCCAGGACGCCCCCTGGCACCAGACACGGCTCCTGCTCCGGCTGCACCGCTACGCCACCGAGGCCCTGCACACCGGGGGCGAACCCGACGCCGTCCTGTTCGAGGCCGCCCGCGCCCTGGACCGGCACCGGGACGCCGCCGAAGCCGCGGCGGCCGCCGCCGCGGCCGCCCGCACCCCCCGCATCGCCCCCGCCACCGCGTACGCCCTGGGCGTCCTCCACGCCGACCAACGCCACGAGGTGGAAGCCTCCCGCTTCGCCTTCCAGAGGGCCTGGCACAGAACGACGGCGCCCGTCCCATGA
- the mshD gene encoding mycothiol synthase: MTSDAAPALEPGRQIHTYDELTPEQIQDVLDLLEAADQADGVHAVSEQGRLYLRHGGREGVRHFLLTVGPRLYGYAQLEETDPIEAPAAELVVHPGHRGRGHGRALGTALLAASGKRLRVWAHGGKSAARHLAQVLGLTLFRELRQLRRSLTPLDIPEPVFPEGVTVRTFVPGQDDAAWLAVNSAAFAHHPEQGSLTQRDLDDRTAEPWFDPKGFFLAEKDGRLVGFHWTKTHAEEQLGEVYVVGILPDAQGGGLGKALTATGLRHLAAQGLPTAMLYVDADNTAAVTVYERLGFVTHEVDLMYRTES; encoded by the coding sequence ATGACTTCCGACGCGGCGCCGGCCCTCGAACCCGGACGGCAGATCCACACCTACGACGAGCTCACGCCCGAGCAGATCCAGGACGTACTGGACCTGCTGGAGGCCGCGGACCAGGCCGACGGCGTGCACGCCGTCTCCGAGCAGGGCAGGCTCTATCTCCGGCACGGCGGCCGCGAGGGCGTGCGGCACTTCCTCCTCACCGTCGGCCCCCGTCTCTACGGCTACGCCCAGCTGGAGGAGACCGACCCCATCGAGGCCCCGGCCGCCGAACTCGTGGTCCACCCCGGCCACCGCGGCCGCGGTCACGGCCGGGCGCTCGGCACCGCCCTGCTCGCCGCCTCCGGCAAGCGGCTGCGCGTCTGGGCGCACGGCGGAAAGTCCGCGGCCCGGCACCTCGCCCAGGTCCTCGGCCTGACGCTGTTCCGCGAACTGCGCCAGCTCCGCCGCTCCCTGACCCCGCTCGACATCCCGGAGCCGGTGTTCCCCGAGGGCGTCACGGTCCGCACCTTCGTCCCCGGTCAGGACGACGCGGCCTGGCTGGCCGTCAACTCCGCGGCCTTCGCGCACCACCCCGAGCAGGGTTCCCTCACCCAGCGGGACCTGGACGACCGGACGGCGGAGCCCTGGTTCGACCCGAAGGGCTTCTTCCTCGCCGAGAAGGACGGCCGGCTCGTCGGCTTCCACTGGACGAAGACCCACGCCGAGGAGCAGCTCGGCGAGGTGTACGTCGTCGGCATCCTGCCCGACGCCCAGGGCGGCGGCCTCGGCAAGGCGCTCACGGCGACCGGCCTGAGGCACCTGGCGGCGCAGGGGCTGCCGACGGCGATGCTGTACGTGGACGCCGACAACACGGCGGCGGTGACGGTGTACGAGCGGCTGGGCTTCGTCACGCACGAGGTGGACCTGATGTACCGCACGGAGTCATAG
- a CDS encoding NUDIX hydrolase, protein MTGERRDHVRAAGCVLWRPALSGHGIEIALVHRPKYDDWSHPKGKRKRGESAEDCALREVEEETGQQCALGLRLPTARYTVDGRPKEVEYWAARALGGVFTPSREVDRVVWLPPSAARLRLTQPRDRELLNALTATTAG, encoded by the coding sequence ATGACCGGGGAGCGCCGGGATCATGTCCGGGCGGCCGGCTGCGTCCTGTGGCGCCCGGCGCTTTCCGGCCATGGCATCGAGATCGCGCTCGTCCACAGACCGAAGTACGACGACTGGTCCCATCCGAAAGGGAAACGGAAGCGGGGCGAGTCGGCGGAGGACTGCGCGCTGCGCGAGGTCGAGGAGGAGACGGGGCAGCAGTGCGCGCTCGGCCTCCGCCTGCCCACGGCCCGCTACACGGTGGACGGCCGCCCCAAAGAGGTCGAGTACTGGGCGGCCCGCGCCCTCGGGGGCGTCTTCACCCCGAGCCGGGAGGTCGACCGCGTCGTCTGGCTGCCGCCCTCGGCGGCCCGCCTCCGCCTCACCCAGCCGCGGGACCGCGAGCTTCTGAACGCCCTGACGGCGACGACCGCGGGCTGA